In Carnobacteriaceae bacterium zg-84, the genomic window GCGACATTTGTACTCATTTTATCCACTAAGAAAGATAAAGAGAAAATACCTGTCTTAACAAAGGCTGTATACAATTGGCTAAAGGCTGTTTCGCAACCAACAATTCCAAATGCTGCTTGTGTCATAGACACTTCTTTTTCCTCTGTCGTATGCGGTGCGTGATCTGTGGCAATAATATCAATCGTACCATCTAGTAAACCGTCTATTAGTGCTTGTCTATCTTCTCTTGCACGTAACGGTGGATTCATTTTCCATAATCCATTGTCACATGGAATATCATTCTCATCGCTTAATAAATGATGTGGACAAACTTCGCATGTGACATGGATACCATTTTGTTTTGCTTCTCTTACTAATCGAACAGACTCTTTTGTAGACACATGACAAACGTGATAATGACAGCCTGTTGCTTCAGCAAGAAGTATATCTCTTGCGATTTGTACACTTTCACAAACAGACGGAATGCCTGGTAAACCTAATGCAATGCTTCTTTGTCCACAATGCATACAACCACCTCTAATCAATGAATTATCTTCACAATGTGCCACAATTGCTTTATTGAGAGATGCTGCTACCTTCATTGACTCAAACATCATATTAGCATCTTGAACACCTCTACCGTCATCACTAAAAGCAAAAACATAAGGCGCTAATGCTTCAAACTCTGCATATTCTTGTCCTAATTCATTTTTTGTAATAGCTCCATACGGTATCGCACGAATAACAGAATCTCTTTCAATAATATCTAGTTGCTGTTTTAAATGTTCGTATGTATCTGGAACAGGATTTAAATTTGGCATTGGCATTGCCGTTGTAAATCCACCTCTTGCTGCTGCTCTGGAAGCATGATAAATGGTTTCTTTATGTGTAAAACCAGGTTCTCTCCAATGCACATGGACATCAATAAATCCTGGAGAAATAAAACACCCTTTCACATCAATCACTTTATCCGTTTTAGATACTTTTATGTCTGGTGATATTTCTTTAATTTTTCCGCCCTCAATAGCAATATCATAAGACATAAGTGTATCTTGTTCTAAGACTGTTCCATTTTTTAAAATCAGCATAACAAACTCCTTTTTATAATTGGTTTTCGGTAATCACTTTTTCCAGAATAGCTTGACGCATAAACATACCATTTCTCATTTGTTCAAAAATACGTGATTTTGGTGCTTCTACAAGCTCATCTGCAATTTCAACATCACGATTGACCGGTGCTGGATGCAATACAATGGCATGCTCTTGCAATTTTCCATAGCGTTCCATTGTTAATCCGTATGCTCTATGATACGTTTCTGGAGAAAAATTGTATAAAGTATGTCCATGTCTTTCATGTTGTACACGTAATAACATACATACATCAACTTTTTCAATCACATCGTCAATATCAACAAAAGTACCTACTGTTTCATCTTTCCAATGATCTGGTGCAACAAAGGTTACATTTGCTCCTAAGCGACTTAAAGCAACTGCATTACTTTTCGCCACACGAGAATTTTTAATATCTCCAGCAATAACAATGTTTAACCCTTCAAAATAACCAAATTCTTCATAAATCGTCATTAAATCTAATAAGCATTGTGACGGATGTTGCCCCGTTCCATCTCCCCCACTAATGACAGGAATAGATAAATTTTCTAATTGTTTATAATATTCATTTTCACTATGTCGAATCACTAATAAATGGCATCCAATCATTTCAAGAGTTTTACATGTGTCATATAGTGTTTCCCCTTTTTGAACAGATGATGTACTTACTTCAAAAGGAACAACTTTAAGACCAACTTCTCTTTCTGCCACTTCAAAACTAACTTTTGTTCGAGTTGAATTTTCAAAAAATAAATTAGAAACGTATAAATCAGGTCTTTGTAAAACAGGCGCACCATTTTTTAATTCAATAGCACGTTTGACAAGTGCAAATACTTCTTCATTGGATAATGTTTCCATTGTAACTAAATTTTTCATGTGTTGACAGCTCCTTTTTATTTTTATATAAGCACCAAAAAATACCTTGTAGTCATTAAGACCACAAGGTATGACAAAATGGGTGTACAAAAACACCGAAAAATCAGTTCATTGTTCATCTCTTGTTAGTCTCTCTGGACTACTTTAAAAAGATTTCTTTTAGTTGGGATTATTCTATCACTAATTGAGAAGAATGTCTAATATTTTCTAAATCTTTTTTGTCTATCTTGTTTAATTTCTTCAGGTGTTAACTTTTCATAAAAAGTTAGTACCTGTTTTATTTCAGAACGCACGTCTTCAATCACTTGTTCTTTTGGTCTTAAACGGCGTTTGGCTTTTCCTAGCGTTTCTTGGAAAATACCGTCAATAATATTTAAATCAAGTAGACTATCCGGTGTTAATTTCATCATATCTGCTGCTTCTGCACTTTTAGATGCATCTTTCCATAAAATAGCAGCAAAACCTTCCGGAGAAAGTACCGAATACATACTATGTTCTAACATGTATACTTTATTACCCATGGCTAAAGCCAACGCTCCTCCGCTTCCACCTTCTCCGATAATAATCGTTATAATTGGAACCGTTAATTGACTCATCAGCACCAAATTTTGTGCGATAGCTTCACCAATACCTCTACTTTCTGATTCTGAACTACAATAAGCTCCTGCTGTATTGACAAATGTAATAATCGGTCTTTGAAATTTTTCAGCTTGTTCCATTAACCGATACGCTTTTCGATAACCTTCTGGTAAAGGTGAACCAAAATTACATGCCATATTACTTGCTAAATCATGTCCTTTTTGTGTCCCAATAATAGTCACAGGTTGCTCATCAAAAAAAGCAATGCCTCCCACAATGGCTTGATCATCGGCATAGTATCTATCACCTTTTAATTCAATAAACTGATGAAACAATGCTGCTATCCACTCTTTTGTGGTCATTTTTTGTGTATCTCGAGCTAATTTAACAATATCACTTGCTTTTTTCATGACAACCTCCCATACTCGTATGTATAGACAAAACAGTACCTAAAAAAGAACGCAATGCTTCTCTTTTGACAATACAATCAATAAAGCCATTCTTTTGCACTTGTTCAGCAGATTGAAAATCATCTGGAAGTTTCTCTTTGATTGTTTGTTCAATGACACGTTTACCAGCAAATCCAACCGTTGCTTTTGGTTCAGCAACAATCATATCTGCTTCCATAGCAAAACTTGCTGTAACACCACCTGTTGTTGGATCTGTTAATACAGCCATATAAAACAAACCAGCTTGTCCATGATTGGATACCGCTACACTCACCTTTGCCATCTGCATTAAAGATAAAATACCTTCTTGCATTCTAGCACCACCAGATGCACAAAATAAAATGACAGGAAGATTTTTTTCAAGTGCTTGTTCAAAAAGATATGTAATCTTTTCACCAACATTACTTCCCATACTACCCATAATGAAATGGGTATCCATAATACCAATAGCAACTGGCAATTCATTGATACATGCCTGCCCTATAAGCACTGCCTCGTCGAGTGCTGTTTTTTCTTGTAATGTTTCTATTTTTTCCTCATAAGCAGGAAAATCAAGTGGATTTTGAATAGAAAGTTTTGGCAACCATTCACAAAAACTATTTAAATCAACGGTTAACGCCAATCTTTCAAAAGCAGATAAGCGAAATGGATAGTGACATTGTTGACAACATTTAAAAGGTTCTATATCCGGCAAATAAAAAATATGATGACAATGTGGGCATTTTCCCCACATACCGTCAGGAATACTCATCTGTCTTTTTTCAATATCTTGTTTAGACGGAATAGAAATATATGCTCGTTTTCTAAATGGTTTCATAGACTACTCCTATTGTGACTTTTGTATAGAGTGCTTTTTATGGAAAGTTTCCAAAAATGAACGTTCCAAATACTCTATATCAAAGCGGTTTTCTAAAAATGCTTCATCTTGTAAAATGGCTTCTTGAAAGGTAATGTTTGTATCAATACCTTCAATAAATAATTCACTTAATGCACGCTGCATTTTTCGAATAGCTTTTTCTCTCGTATCATCTTTTACGATAATTTTAGCAACCATGGCATCATAAAATGGTGGAATTGTATACTCTTGATACATCGCTGTTTCAACACGCAATCCATTGCATCCACTTGGAAGGTTTAAAAAAGTTAAAGTACCACAACTTGGCATAAAATGTTTACTCGGATTTTCAGCATTGATACGACACTCAATCGTATGTCCTGTCAATGCAACATCTTTTTGTTGGACAGTTAACATCTCTCCACCTGCAATACGTAATTGCCATTTAACAATATCTATATCTGTTGCCATTTCAGTAACAGGATGTTCCACTTGAATGCGCGTATTCATTTCCATAAAATAATAATTTTTTTCTTCATCTACTAAAAATTCAATGGTTCCCGCATTCTCATAGCCAACATAAGTAGCAGCTTTCACAGCACTTTCACCCATTTTTTCTCGAAGCATAGCGTCTAAATAAGGTGACGGACTTTCTTCTAATACTTTTTGATGATGACGTTGTAAGGAACAATCACGCTCTCCTAAATGAATGACATGTCCATGTTTATCAGCTAAAATCTGAATTTCTATATGTCTAGCTGGAGAAATAATTTTTTCAAGGTACATTCGATTATCGCCAAACGCAGCAAGAGCTTCTGCTTGTGCTGTTTGAAATGCTGAAACTAATTCATCAGATGTATACACTTTACGCATTCCTTTTCCACCACCGCCTGAAACAGCTTTTAGCATAATAGGATAGCCAATTTCATTTGCCCAATGAAGTGCATCCTCAGTATTCACTAAAGATTTTGGACTACCCGGAATAACAGGAACACCTGCTTTT contains:
- a CDS encoding dihydroorotase translates to MLILKNGTVLEQDTLMSYDIAIEGGKIKEISPDIKVSKTDKVIDVKGCFISPGFIDVHVHWREPGFTHKETIYHASRAAARGGFTTAMPMPNLNPVPDTYEHLKQQLDIIERDSVIRAIPYGAITKNELGQEYAEFEALAPYVFAFSDDGRGVQDANMMFESMKVAASLNKAIVAHCEDNSLIRGGCMHCGQRSIALGLPGIPSVCESVQIARDILLAEATGCHYHVCHVSTKESVRLVREAKQNGIHVTCEVCPHHLLSDENDIPCDNGLWKMNPPLRAREDRQALIDGLLDGTIDIIATDHAPHTTEEKEVSMTQAAFGIVGCETAFSQLYTAFVKTGIFSLSFLVDKMSTNVAKIFDLPYGTLEIGYPADITVIDLNKKETIDPTNFLSKGRNTPYANEEITGIPVLTLVEGRIAYNRL
- a CDS encoding aspartate carbamoyltransferase catalytic subunit; translated protein: MKNLVTMETLSNEEVFALVKRAIELKNGAPVLQRPDLYVSNLFFENSTRTKVSFEVAEREVGLKVVPFEVSTSSVQKGETLYDTCKTLEMIGCHLLVIRHSENEYYKQLENLSIPVISGGDGTGQHPSQCLLDLMTIYEEFGYFEGLNIVIAGDIKNSRVAKSNAVALSRLGANVTFVAPDHWKDETVGTFVDIDDVIEKVDVCMLLRVQHERHGHTLYNFSPETYHRAYGLTMERYGKLQEHAIVLHPAPVNRDVEIADELVEAPKSRIFEQMRNGMFMRQAILEKVITENQL
- the accA gene encoding acetyl-CoA carboxylase carboxyl transferase subunit alpha, with protein sequence MKKASDIVKLARDTQKMTTKEWIAALFHQFIELKGDRYYADDQAIVGGIAFFDEQPVTIIGTQKGHDLASNMACNFGSPLPEGYRKAYRLMEQAEKFQRPIITFVNTAGAYCSSESESRGIGEAIAQNLVLMSQLTVPIITIIIGEGGSGGALALAMGNKVYMLEHSMYSVLSPEGFAAILWKDASKSAEAADMMKLTPDSLLDLNIIDGIFQETLGKAKRRLRPKEQVIEDVRSEIKQVLTFYEKLTPEEIKQDRQKRFRKY
- a CDS encoding acetyl-CoA carboxylase carboxyltransferase subunit beta — encoded protein: MKPFRKRAYISIPSKQDIEKRQMSIPDGMWGKCPHCHHIFYLPDIEPFKCCQQCHYPFRLSAFERLALTVDLNSFCEWLPKLSIQNPLDFPAYEEKIETLQEKTALDEAVLIGQACINELPVAIGIMDTHFIMGSMGSNVGEKITYLFEQALEKNLPVILFCASGGARMQEGILSLMQMAKVSVAVSNHGQAGLFYMAVLTDPTTGGVTASFAMEADMIVAEPKATVGFAGKRVIEQTIKEKLPDDFQSAEQVQKNGFIDCIVKREALRSFLGTVLSIHTSMGGCHEKSK
- the accC gene encoding acetyl-CoA carboxylase biotin carboxylase subunit, whose protein sequence is MIKKVLIANRGEIAVRIIRACHELGIETVAIYSKADTDALHVMLANEAICVGNAKSSESYLNKVAILSAAIVTGADAIHPGFGFLSENADFAKMCQELNIVFIGPAASVIDLMGNKANAREAMQKAGVPVIPGSPKSLVNTEDALHWANEIGYPIMLKAVSGGGGKGMRKVYTSDELVSAFQTAQAEALAAFGDNRMYLEKIISPARHIEIQILADKHGHVIHLGERDCSLQRHHQKVLEESPSPYLDAMLREKMGESAVKAATYVGYENAGTIEFLVDEEKNYYFMEMNTRIQVEHPVTEMATDIDIVKWQLRIAGGEMLTVQQKDVALTGHTIECRINAENPSKHFMPSCGTLTFLNLPSGCNGLRVETAMYQEYTIPPFYDAMVAKIIVKDDTREKAIRKMQRALSELFIEGIDTNITFQEAILQDEAFLENRFDIEYLERSFLETFHKKHSIQKSQ